The following proteins are encoded in a genomic region of Mycolicibacterium rutilum:
- a CDS encoding NAD-dependent epimerase/dehydratase family protein, whose amino-acid sequence MSRRAVITGGGGFIGAYLTKRMVADGWDVAVVDNMVRGDAKRFAGVADDVELFTCDVRDQAALEKAFAGAEVVMHLAAVNGTENFYTNPELVLEVGMLGALAVTNAARAAGVPDLVFASTAEVYQTPAVIPTPETIPLMLPDSLNPRYSYGGGKIVSELIAFNYGREHYRKVQIFRPHNIFGPDMGWKHVEPQFIMRALAAKDAGDGTFPIQGDGTETRSFLYVDDCVDGILTMYDKGGHREIYHIGSEDEITIRELAGRIGKIVGIDLDIRPGELPKGGTRRRCPDVTKMRGLGWSPRVSLDDGLERTVAWYREHRDDKPANDLM is encoded by the coding sequence ATGTCTAGACGCGCGGTGATCACCGGTGGCGGCGGCTTCATCGGTGCATACCTGACCAAGCGGATGGTCGCCGACGGCTGGGACGTCGCGGTGGTCGACAACATGGTTCGTGGTGACGCCAAGCGATTCGCGGGTGTCGCCGACGACGTCGAGTTGTTCACCTGCGACGTGCGTGACCAGGCGGCGCTGGAGAAGGCGTTCGCCGGCGCGGAAGTGGTCATGCACCTGGCGGCGGTCAACGGCACCGAAAACTTCTACACCAACCCCGAACTCGTGCTCGAGGTCGGCATGCTGGGCGCGCTGGCGGTCACCAACGCCGCACGCGCGGCCGGCGTGCCGGATCTGGTGTTCGCCTCCACCGCCGAGGTCTACCAGACGCCCGCGGTGATCCCGACCCCCGAGACGATCCCGTTGATGCTGCCCGACAGCCTCAACCCGCGGTACTCCTACGGCGGCGGCAAGATCGTCAGCGAGCTGATCGCGTTCAACTACGGCCGCGAGCACTACCGCAAGGTGCAGATCTTCCGTCCGCACAACATCTTTGGGCCCGACATGGGCTGGAAGCACGTAGAGCCGCAGTTCATCATGCGCGCGCTGGCCGCCAAGGACGCCGGCGACGGCACGTTCCCGATCCAGGGCGACGGCACCGAGACGCGGTCGTTCCTCTACGTCGACGACTGCGTCGACGGCATCCTGACGATGTACGACAAGGGCGGGCACCGCGAGATCTACCACATCGGCAGCGAGGACGAGATCACCATCCGCGAGCTGGCCGGCCGGATCGGCAAGATCGTGGGCATCGATCTCGACATCCGTCCCGGTGAACTGCCCAAGGGCGGAACGCGGCGACGCTGCCCCGATGTGACGAAGATGCGCGGGCTCGGGTGGTCACCGCGGGTCAGCCTCGACGACGGCCTGGAGCGCACCGTGGCCTGGTATCGCGAGCACCGCGACGACAAACCGGCCAACGACCTGATGTAG
- a CDS encoding acyl-CoA carboxylase subunit epsilon, with translation MSDAIEKAADVSDEKHEAHIQVLRGQPTDEELAAVLAVFAAASGAPAEPREQEENLWGHPVDRLRYSPFSWQKVTLVERTHMRRR, from the coding sequence GTGAGTGATGCAATCGAGAAGGCGGCCGACGTGAGCGACGAGAAGCACGAGGCGCACATCCAGGTGCTCCGCGGTCAGCCGACCGACGAGGAGCTGGCCGCGGTGCTCGCCGTGTTCGCCGCCGCCTCCGGGGCGCCGGCCGAACCCCGCGAGCAGGAAGAGAACCTGTGGGGCCACCCGGTCGACCGGCTGCGGTATTCACCGTTCAGCTGGCAGAAGGTGACCCTCGTGGAACGGACGCACATGCGCCGTCGATGA
- a CDS encoding class I SAM-dependent methyltransferase, with protein sequence MGIDDFASTVMSRDGQVGYTDLDTLWKGYDAFVHDLAQREGVKRVAELGGGANPIIGDAERWGFADHRVVIDISANELAKSAGDIETRVADLCQPITEEHNTYDLLFSKMLCEHLPDARTFHQNCFNLLRPGGLSVHYFPTLFTFPFVVNKLIPEKAALAVVDKLQPGRLQMGNMDKFPAYYRWTTGPTKRAIRRFESVGFQVEQWHGAFGHHYYHVIKPLDAIERAKTRFLLKHPVPALTSFAAVVLRKPA encoded by the coding sequence ATGGGAATTGACGACTTCGCCAGCACGGTGATGAGCCGTGACGGCCAAGTTGGATACACCGACCTCGACACCCTGTGGAAGGGCTACGACGCCTTCGTCCACGACCTCGCGCAACGCGAGGGCGTCAAGCGGGTGGCCGAACTCGGCGGTGGCGCGAACCCGATCATCGGCGACGCCGAGCGGTGGGGATTCGCCGATCACCGTGTGGTGATTGACATTTCGGCCAACGAGCTCGCCAAGTCCGCCGGTGACATCGAGACGCGGGTGGCCGACCTGTGCCAGCCGATCACCGAGGAGCACAACACGTACGACCTGTTGTTCTCGAAGATGTTGTGCGAGCACCTGCCTGACGCGCGCACGTTCCACCAGAACTGCTTCAACCTGTTGCGGCCGGGCGGCTTGTCGGTGCACTACTTCCCGACGCTGTTCACGTTCCCGTTCGTGGTGAACAAGCTGATCCCGGAGAAGGCGGCGCTCGCGGTCGTCGACAAGCTGCAGCCGGGCCGGCTGCAGATGGGCAACATGGACAAGTTCCCGGCCTACTACCGGTGGACGACGGGCCCGACCAAGCGCGCGATCCGTCGGTTCGAGAGCGTCGGATTTCAGGTCGAGCAGTGGCACGGGGCGTTCGGGCATCACTACTACCACGTGATCAAGCCGCTCGACGCGATCGAGCGCGCCAAGACCCGGTTCCTGCTCAAGCACCCGGTGCCGGCGCTGACGAGCTTCGCCGCGGTGGTCCTGCGCAAGCCTGCTTAA
- a CDS encoding acetyl-CoA carboxylase biotin carboxylase subunit — MASHASSKISKVLVANRGEIAVRVIRAAKDAGLESVAVYAEPDADAPHVRLADEAFALGGQTSAESYLVFEKLLDAAAKSGANAIHPGYGFLSENADFAQAVIDTGLIWIGPSPQSIRDLGDKVTARHIAARAQAPLVPGTSDPVKDADEVVAFAKEYGVPIAIKAAFGGGGRGMKVARTIEEIPELYESAVREAVAAFGRGECFVERYLDKPRHVEAQVIADQHGNVVVAGTRDCSLQRRFQKLVEEAPAPFLTDAQRKEIHESAKRICKEAGYYGAGTVEYLVGQDGLISFLEVNTRLQVEHPVTEETSGLDLVRQQFRIANGEPLDITEDPTPRGHSFEFRINGEDAGRGFLPAPGPVTKYEPPTGPGVRLDSGVETGSVIGGQFDSMLAKLIVTGATRQEALERSRRALAEFTVEGLATVIPFHRAVVSDPAFIGDENGFTVHTRWIETEWDNTVEPFTGGDPIEEEDTVPRQTVVVEVGGRRLEVSLPGDLAIGGGGAPAGGSNVVRKKPKARKRGSQGGAAASGDAVTAPMQGTVVKVAVEEGQEVSAGDLVVVLEAMKMENPVTAHKDGTITGLAVEAGAAITQGTVLAEIK, encoded by the coding sequence GTGGCCAGTCACGCCAGCTCGAAGATCTCCAAGGTGCTGGTCGCCAATCGTGGAGAGATCGCCGTCCGGGTCATCAGGGCCGCCAAGGACGCCGGGCTCGAGAGCGTGGCGGTCTATGCCGAACCCGACGCCGACGCCCCGCACGTGCGGCTGGCCGACGAGGCGTTCGCCCTCGGCGGGCAGACCTCGGCCGAGTCCTACCTGGTGTTCGAGAAGCTCCTCGACGCCGCGGCCAAGTCCGGCGCCAACGCCATCCATCCCGGCTACGGATTCCTCTCGGAGAACGCCGATTTCGCCCAGGCGGTCATCGACACGGGGCTGATCTGGATCGGGCCCAGCCCGCAGTCCATCCGCGATCTCGGCGACAAGGTCACCGCGCGCCACATCGCCGCGCGCGCTCAGGCGCCGCTGGTGCCCGGCACGTCGGATCCGGTCAAGGACGCCGACGAGGTCGTGGCCTTCGCCAAGGAGTACGGCGTGCCGATCGCGATCAAGGCGGCGTTCGGCGGCGGTGGCCGCGGCATGAAGGTCGCCCGCACCATCGAGGAGATCCCCGAGCTCTACGAGTCGGCGGTCCGCGAGGCCGTCGCGGCGTTCGGTCGCGGCGAGTGCTTCGTCGAGCGCTACCTCGACAAGCCGCGCCACGTCGAGGCCCAGGTCATCGCCGACCAGCACGGCAACGTGGTGGTCGCGGGCACCCGTGACTGCTCGCTGCAGCGCCGCTTCCAGAAGCTGGTCGAGGAGGCGCCGGCGCCGTTCCTGACCGACGCGCAGCGCAAAGAGATCCACGAGTCGGCCAAGCGCATCTGCAAGGAGGCCGGCTACTACGGCGCGGGCACCGTCGAGTACCTGGTCGGCCAGGACGGCCTGATCAGCTTCCTCGAGGTCAACACCCGCCTGCAGGTCGAGCACCCGGTGACCGAGGAGACCTCGGGCCTCGACCTGGTGCGCCAGCAGTTCCGCATCGCCAACGGCGAGCCGCTCGACATCACCGAGGACCCGACGCCGCGCGGGCACTCGTTCGAGTTCCGCATCAACGGTGAGGACGCCGGCCGCGGCTTCCTGCCGGCTCCGGGCCCCGTCACCAAGTACGAGCCGCCGACCGGCCCGGGTGTGCGGCTGGACTCGGGCGTGGAGACCGGTTCGGTCATCGGCGGCCAGTTCGACTCGATGCTGGCCAAGCTGATCGTCACCGGCGCCACCCGCCAGGAGGCGCTCGAGCGGTCCCGGCGCGCGCTGGCCGAGTTCACCGTCGAGGGCCTGGCCACGGTGATCCCGTTCCACCGCGCCGTGGTGTCCGATCCCGCGTTCATCGGCGACGAGAACGGCTTCACCGTGCACACCCGCTGGATCGAGACCGAGTGGGACAACACCGTCGAGCCGTTCACCGGCGGCGACCCCATCGAGGAGGAGGACACCGTCCCCCGCCAGACGGTGGTGGTCGAGGTCGGTGGCCGCCGCCTGGAGGTCTCGCTGCCCGGCGATCTGGCGATCGGCGGCGGCGGCGCGCCCGCGGGCGGGTCCAACGTCGTGCGTAAGAAGCCCAAGGCCCGCAAGCGCGGCTCGCAGGGCGGTGCGGCCGCTTCGGGTGACGCCGTGACCGCGCCGATGCAGGGCACCGTGGTCAAGGTCGCCGTCGAGGAGGGCCAGGAGGTCTCCGCGGGTGATCTCGTCGTGGTGCTCGAGGCGATGAAGATGGAGAACCCCGTCACCGCCCACAAGGACGGCACCATCACCGGGCTGGCCGTCGAGGCCGGCGCCGCGATCACCCAGGGCACCGTCCTCGCCGAGATCAAGTAG
- a CDS encoding nucleotide sugar dehydrogenase, producing MSEPAKYDVGIVGLGYVGLTLATVLAESGSSVIGVETRPEIVEMTNQGIPHFTETGLPDALSGVTRSGKLRAAERFDGSFTCDTYIITVGTPLSADGVARVDMIEAAARDIAANMRDGALVILRSTVKVGTTRDVVAPALAESGKQFDIAMCPERTLEGKALQELRELPQIVGADEQAVADRAAALFRRLTNSIVQVSGVETAEIIKLVSNTFRDVQFAFANEVARLCDAFGVNAHEVIASGKLGYSRTNIPMPGLVGGPCLEKDPHILMESARTRGVHLEMTSAGRMINERQPQETVRFISTEINRRKLSERGPLKISLVGMAFKGLPETSDLRGSMSIKVLDQLRKAHPEAEIGLYDPVTSPEVLAAEFPDDRVFNRFGDAVSGASVVVIGNNHPSLGQISPRTISEFISPDGFIFDYWNHFSHLPKSELGDSYFAVGNSGWVPVDV from the coding sequence ATGTCTGAGCCAGCAAAATACGACGTGGGAATAGTCGGGCTCGGTTATGTCGGATTGACCCTGGCGACGGTGCTCGCGGAGTCCGGCAGTTCGGTGATCGGCGTGGAGACGCGGCCAGAAATCGTCGAGATGACCAACCAGGGCATCCCGCACTTCACCGAGACCGGTCTGCCCGACGCGCTGTCCGGTGTGACCCGTTCGGGCAAACTGCGCGCGGCCGAACGGTTCGACGGTTCGTTCACCTGCGACACCTACATCATCACGGTCGGCACGCCGCTGTCCGCGGACGGCGTGGCCCGCGTCGACATGATCGAGGCCGCCGCCCGCGACATCGCCGCCAACATGCGCGATGGTGCGCTGGTCATCCTGCGGTCCACGGTGAAGGTCGGCACCACCCGCGACGTGGTCGCGCCGGCGCTGGCCGAGAGCGGCAAGCAGTTCGACATCGCGATGTGCCCCGAGCGCACCCTCGAGGGCAAAGCACTGCAGGAGTTGCGCGAACTGCCGCAGATCGTCGGCGCCGACGAACAGGCCGTCGCCGACCGGGCCGCGGCGTTGTTCCGCCGGTTGACGAATTCCATCGTCCAGGTCTCCGGGGTGGAAACCGCCGAGATCATCAAACTGGTCAGCAATACGTTCCGCGATGTGCAATTCGCATTCGCCAATGAAGTCGCCCGGCTATGTGATGCATTCGGTGTCAACGCGCACGAAGTCATTGCCTCCGGCAAACTCGGTTACAGCCGCACGAATATCCCGATGCCGGGTCTTGTCGGCGGGCCCTGCCTGGAAAAGGACCCGCACATCCTGATGGAGAGCGCCCGCACCCGCGGCGTCCACCTGGAGATGACGAGCGCGGGCCGGATGATCAACGAGCGCCAACCGCAGGAGACGGTCCGCTTCATCAGCACCGAGATCAACCGCCGCAAGCTGTCCGAGCGGGGACCGCTGAAGATCAGCCTGGTCGGCATGGCGTTCAAGGGCCTGCCCGAGACCAGCGACCTGCGCGGGTCGATGTCGATCAAGGTGCTCGACCAGTTGCGCAAGGCGCATCCGGAAGCCGAGATCGGCCTGTACGACCCCGTCACCTCCCCGGAAGTGCTGGCCGCGGAGTTTCCGGACGACCGGGTGTTCAACCGGTTCGGGGACGCGGTGAGCGGGGCGTCGGTCGTGGTGATCGGCAACAACCATCCGTCGCTCGGCCAGATCTCGCCGCGCACGATCAGCGAGTTCATCAGCCCGGACGGGTTCATCTTCGACTACTGGAACCACTTCAGCCATCTGCCGAAGTCCGAACTGGGGGACTCGTACTTCGCGGTCGGCAACAGCGGATGGGTGCCGGTCGATGTCTAG
- a CDS encoding Maf family protein, whose translation MTRVILASASSGRRKVLRQAGIDPLVIVSGVDEDAVAASLPATATPADVTVALATAKADAVAAELDPALAADSVVIGCDSMLFRDGELVGKPASAAAALAGWRTMAGSSGVLHTGHCVLRLDGGAVVHRVAEAAATTVHFARPSDEDLTAYIDSGEPTAVAGGFTLDGLGGWFIDGVDGDPSAVIGIGLPLMRSLLERCGLSVARLWSANPVGD comes from the coding sequence ATGACGCGGGTCATCCTCGCGTCGGCGTCGTCGGGCCGCCGAAAAGTGTTGCGGCAGGCCGGAATCGATCCGCTGGTCATCGTCTCCGGCGTTGACGAGGACGCGGTGGCGGCGAGCCTGCCTGCGACCGCGACCCCCGCCGACGTGACCGTCGCGCTGGCGACCGCCAAGGCCGACGCCGTGGCCGCCGAGCTGGATCCGGCGCTGGCGGCCGACAGCGTGGTCATCGGCTGTGATTCGATGCTCTTCCGCGACGGCGAGTTGGTCGGCAAGCCGGCTTCGGCCGCGGCCGCGCTGGCCGGCTGGCGCACGATGGCCGGGAGCTCGGGCGTGCTGCACACCGGCCATTGCGTGCTGCGACTCGACGGCGGCGCGGTGGTGCACCGCGTCGCCGAGGCGGCCGCGACCACTGTCCACTTCGCGCGTCCCAGCGACGAGGACCTGACTGCCTACATCGACAGCGGCGAGCCGACGGCCGTGGCGGGCGGGTTCACGCTCGACGGCCTGGGCGGCTGGTTCATCGACGGCGTGGACGGCGATCCATCGGCGGTCATCGGCATCGGACTGCCGCTGATGCGCTCACTCCTCGAACGCTGCGGGCTGTCGGTCGCGCGGCTGTGGTCGGCCAATCCGGTCGGCGACTAG
- a CDS encoding acyltransferase, translating into MSLEPHAPHVTADDVARRRAAAPNLKVPPATPPGALRRLRDRLGEQIFNLVLTHVPSHTVRQGFLRACGATIGEKSAIMRGTLVYGIAYLTIGDETAIGWRCLLDARGGLFIGNNVTIASDVHIIGSRRDIDHPGLRHVPVPTVVEDYAWIASRAMVLPSHIKRGAVIAGQATVMRDIEECEVVGGDPLKVIGQRDPEALAYTAGYRPLFS; encoded by the coding sequence GTGAGCTTAGAACCGCACGCACCGCACGTCACCGCCGATGACGTGGCCCGCAGGCGGGCCGCGGCGCCGAACCTGAAGGTGCCGCCCGCCACCCCGCCCGGCGCGCTGCGGCGGCTGCGTGACCGGCTCGGCGAGCAAATCTTCAATCTGGTGTTGACCCATGTGCCGTCGCACACCGTGCGGCAGGGCTTCCTGCGGGCCTGCGGGGCCACCATCGGCGAGAAATCCGCGATCATGCGCGGCACCCTGGTCTACGGCATCGCGTACCTGACCATCGGCGACGAAACCGCGATCGGCTGGCGCTGCCTGCTCGACGCCCGCGGCGGGTTGTTCATCGGCAACAACGTCACGATCGCCAGCGACGTGCACATCATCGGATCCCGCCGCGACATCGACCACCCCGGCCTGCGGCACGTGCCGGTGCCCACCGTCGTCGAGGACTACGCCTGGATCGCCAGCCGCGCGATGGTCCTGCCCTCGCACATCAAGCGCGGCGCGGTGATCGCCGGGCAGGCGACGGTGATGCGCGACATCGAGGAATGCGAAGTCGTCGGCGGCGATCCCCTCAAGGTCATCGGGCAGCGCGATCCCGAGGCCCTGGCCTACACCGCGGGCTACCGCCCGCTGTTCTCCTAG
- a CDS encoding glycosyltransferase encodes MTKVTFLLSKDPATQHGGDIELSRVAMRLAADSFDVAALCLSAENGSATVDLVPGGLPLTRVRKPPVDKARILARSLTKRRSLAHVRFDFDELVTAIDGVDSDVFVAEHSYMAESFLRSSHAGRRGLIINTINTESQVWLSTRGLLGKIEEPRLLRDEIRVAKAADAVGTYDIEEAEMYRANGQPRARWLDVTLPPSEKIDVSATGPRLGFVGVRDWPPNQEGFLYALQLWPRIAEGIPGAELCIAGPKKPGAKDPVYPPGVRDLGFVEDLPGFFRTCRALMAPIKTGGGVRVKILDSISKGLPVIGTSPAVGSLPALFDLPTYDDEEQFIAECRRHLLDRDVAVKAGNDLYEANRAHWETRKPHRSFEDLVRAGIRV; translated from the coding sequence ATGACCAAGGTGACCTTCCTGCTGTCGAAAGACCCCGCGACCCAGCACGGCGGCGACATCGAGCTGTCCCGGGTCGCCATGCGCCTGGCCGCCGACTCCTTCGACGTCGCTGCGTTGTGCCTGTCGGCCGAGAATGGTTCGGCCACAGTCGATCTCGTACCCGGTGGACTGCCTTTGACCCGGGTGCGCAAACCGCCGGTCGACAAGGCCCGCATCCTGGCCCGCTCGCTGACCAAGCGCCGCAGCCTGGCGCACGTGCGGTTCGACTTCGACGAGCTGGTCACCGCGATCGACGGCGTCGACTCCGACGTCTTCGTCGCCGAGCACAGTTATATGGCCGAATCCTTCCTGCGCAGCAGCCATGCCGGGCGGCGCGGCCTGATCATCAACACCATCAACACCGAGTCCCAGGTGTGGCTGTCGACCAGGGGACTGCTCGGCAAGATCGAGGAGCCCCGGCTGCTGCGCGACGAGATCCGGGTGGCCAAGGCCGCCGACGCCGTCGGCACCTACGACATCGAGGAAGCCGAGATGTACCGCGCCAACGGTCAGCCGCGGGCGCGCTGGCTCGACGTGACGCTGCCGCCCTCGGAGAAGATCGACGTCTCGGCGACCGGACCGCGCCTCGGCTTCGTCGGCGTGCGGGACTGGCCGCCGAACCAGGAAGGCTTCCTCTACGCGCTGCAGCTGTGGCCGCGGATCGCCGAGGGCATCCCGGGCGCCGAGCTGTGCATCGCGGGCCCCAAGAAGCCCGGCGCCAAGGACCCGGTCTACCCGCCGGGCGTGCGCGACCTCGGGTTCGTCGAGGATCTGCCGGGCTTCTTCCGCACCTGCCGGGCGCTGATGGCGCCGATCAAGACCGGCGGTGGCGTGCGGGTCAAGATCCTCGACTCGATCAGCAAGGGGCTGCCGGTCATCGGCACCAGCCCCGCGGTCGGGTCGCTGCCCGCGCTGTTCGACCTGCCCACCTATGACGACGAGGAGCAGTTCATCGCCGAATGTCGGCGCCACCTGCTCGACCGCGACGTGGCGGTCAAGGCGGGCAACGACCTCTACGAGGCGAACCGGGCGCACTGGGAGACCCGCAAACCGCACCGGTCGTTCGAGGATCTGGTACGCGCCGGAATCCGGGTCTGA
- a CDS encoding sulfurtransferase — protein sequence MPLPADPDPALQSYAHPERLVTADWLSANLGRPGLAIVESDEDVLLYDTGHIPGAVKIDWHTDLNDPNVRDYITGEQFAELMNRKGISRDDTVVIYGDKSNWWAAYALWVFTLFGHPDVRLLNGGRDLWISDGRETTLDVPNKQSTGYPVVERDDAPIRAFKEDVLGALGSQPLIDVRSPQEYTGERTHMPDYPEEGALRGGHVPTARSIPWAKAADDSGRFRSRAELEELYGFLSSDDKTIVYCRIGERSSHTWFVLTHLLGLPGVRNYDGSWTEWGNAVRVPVAVGEEPGEAP from the coding sequence GTGCCATTGCCTGCCGATCCAGATCCCGCCCTGCAGTCGTACGCCCACCCGGAACGCCTGGTCACCGCCGACTGGTTGTCGGCGAACCTGGGCAGGCCGGGCCTCGCGATCGTCGAGTCCGACGAAGATGTGTTGCTCTACGACACCGGCCACATCCCCGGCGCGGTGAAGATCGACTGGCACACCGACCTCAACGACCCGAACGTGCGCGACTACATCACCGGCGAGCAGTTCGCCGAGCTGATGAACCGCAAGGGCATCTCCCGCGACGACACCGTGGTGATCTACGGCGACAAGAGCAACTGGTGGGCCGCCTACGCGCTGTGGGTGTTCACCTTGTTCGGCCACCCCGACGTGCGGCTGCTCAACGGCGGCCGGGACCTGTGGATCTCCGACGGCCGCGAGACCACTTTGGACGTGCCGAACAAGCAGTCCACCGGCTACCCCGTCGTCGAACGCGACGACGCGCCGATCCGCGCCTTCAAAGAGGACGTGCTGGGCGCACTCGGTTCGCAACCGCTGATCGACGTGCGCTCGCCGCAGGAATACACCGGCGAGCGCACGCACATGCCGGACTACCCGGAAGAGGGTGCGCTGCGCGGCGGGCACGTCCCCACCGCGCGGTCGATCCCGTGGGCCAAGGCCGCCGACGACAGCGGCCGGTTCCGCAGCCGCGCCGAACTCGAGGAGCTGTACGGCTTTTTGAGCTCCGACGACAAGACGATCGTGTACTGCCGCATCGGTGAACGCTCCAGCCACACGTGGTTCGTGCTGACCCACCTGCTGGGGTTGCCCGGCGTGCGCAACTACGACGGCTCGTGGACCGAGTGGGGCAACGCGGTGCGGGTCCCGGTGGCGGTCGGGGAAGAGCCGGGCGAAGCACCGTGA
- a CDS encoding acyl-CoA carboxylase subunit beta has protein sequence MTSVSEQSVEPSGEHEIDIHTTAGKLADLRRRAEETLHPVGEAAVEKIHAKGKLTARERILALLDEGSFVELDALARHRSTNFGLADKRPFGDGVVTGYGTIDGREVCIFSQDVSVFGGSLGEVYGEKIVKVQNLAIKTGRPLIGINDGAGARIQEGVVSLGLYSQIFHNNILASGVIPQISLIMGAAAGGHVYSPALTDFIVMVDQTSQMFITGPDVIKTVTGEDVTMEELGGAHTHMAKSGTAHYVASGEQDAFDYVRELLSYLPSNNHADPPRFSEPVPEGPIEENLTEEDLELDTLIPDSPNQPYDMHEVITRILDEDEFLEVQAGYAQNIIVGFGRIEGRPVGIVANQPTQFAGCLDINASEKAARFIRTCDCFNVPIVMLVDVPGFLPGTGQEYNGIIRRGAKLLYAYGEATVAKITVITRKAYGGAYCVMGSKEMGADVNVAWPTAQIAVMGAAGAVGFVYRQQLSEAAKNGEDVDALRLQLQQDYEDTLVNPYVAAERGYVDAVIPPSHTRGYVANALRLLERKITQTPPKKHGNIPL, from the coding sequence ATGACGAGCGTTAGCGAACAGTCGGTCGAGCCGTCGGGCGAACACGAGATCGACATCCACACCACCGCGGGCAAGCTGGCCGATCTGCGTAGGCGGGCCGAGGAGACGCTGCACCCGGTCGGTGAGGCGGCGGTCGAGAAGATCCACGCCAAGGGCAAGCTGACCGCTCGCGAGCGCATCCTGGCGCTGCTCGACGAGGGTTCGTTCGTCGAACTCGACGCGCTGGCCCGGCACCGCAGCACCAATTTCGGGCTCGCCGACAAGCGCCCGTTCGGTGACGGCGTGGTGACCGGCTACGGCACCATCGACGGCCGCGAGGTGTGCATCTTCAGCCAGGACGTCTCGGTGTTCGGCGGCAGCCTCGGCGAGGTGTACGGCGAAAAGATCGTCAAGGTCCAGAATCTGGCTATCAAGACCGGCCGCCCGCTGATCGGCATCAACGACGGCGCCGGCGCCCGCATCCAGGAGGGTGTGGTGTCGCTGGGCCTGTACAGCCAGATCTTCCACAACAACATCCTGGCCTCGGGCGTGATCCCGCAGATCTCGCTGATCATGGGCGCCGCGGCTGGCGGCCACGTGTACTCCCCCGCGCTGACCGACTTCATCGTGATGGTCGACCAGACCAGCCAGATGTTCATCACCGGTCCCGACGTCATCAAGACCGTCACCGGCGAGGACGTCACGATGGAGGAGCTCGGCGGCGCTCACACCCACATGGCGAAGTCGGGCACCGCGCACTACGTCGCCTCCGGTGAGCAGGACGCGTTCGACTATGTGCGGGAACTGCTGAGCTACCTACCGAGCAACAACCACGCCGATCCGCCGCGGTTCTCCGAGCCGGTGCCCGAGGGCCCGATCGAGGAGAACCTCACCGAGGAAGACCTCGAGCTGGACACGCTGATCCCGGATTCGCCGAACCAGCCCTACGACATGCACGAGGTGATCACCCGCATCCTCGACGAGGACGAGTTCCTCGAGGTGCAGGCCGGTTACGCGCAGAACATCATCGTCGGGTTCGGCCGCATCGAGGGCCGGCCGGTGGGCATCGTCGCCAACCAGCCGACGCAGTTCGCCGGCTGCCTGGACATCAACGCCTCCGAGAAGGCGGCGCGGTTCATCCGGACCTGCGACTGCTTCAACGTGCCGATCGTGATGCTCGTCGACGTGCCCGGCTTCCTGCCCGGCACCGGCCAGGAGTACAACGGCATCATCCGGCGCGGCGCCAAGCTGCTCTACGCCTACGGCGAGGCCACGGTCGCCAAGATCACCGTGATCACCCGCAAGGCCTACGGCGGCGCGTACTGCGTGATGGGGTCCAAGGAGATGGGCGCCGACGTGAACGTCGCCTGGCCGACCGCGCAGATCGCGGTGATGGGCGCGGCCGGTGCGGTCGGGTTCGTGTACCGCCAGCAGCTCTCCGAGGCGGCCAAGAACGGTGAGGACGTCGACGCGCTGCGCCTGCAGCTGCAGCAGGACTACGAGGACACCCTCGTCAACCCGTACGTCGCCGCCGAGCGCGGATACGTCGACGCGGTGATCCCGCCGTCGCATACGCGCGGGTACGTGGCGAACGCGCTGCGGCTGCTGGAACGCAAGATCACGCAGACGCCGCCGAAGAAGCACGGGAACATCCCGCTGTGA
- a CDS encoding SufE family protein, which yields MPAALAEVVSDFKEVEGQDKLQLLLEFANELPPLPADLEEAAMEPVPECQSPLFLHVDADDRAHVRLYFSAPAEAPTTRGFAAILAAGLDDLPADEILAVPDDFYSELGLAKLISPLRLRGMSAMLTRIKKRLR from the coding sequence ATGCCGGCCGCGTTGGCCGAGGTGGTCTCGGACTTCAAAGAGGTTGAGGGACAAGACAAGCTGCAACTCCTGTTGGAGTTCGCCAACGAGCTGCCGCCGCTGCCCGCCGACCTCGAAGAGGCCGCGATGGAGCCCGTGCCGGAGTGCCAGTCGCCGCTGTTCCTGCACGTCGACGCCGACGACCGCGCGCATGTGCGGCTGTATTTCAGCGCTCCCGCCGAGGCGCCCACCACCCGGGGATTCGCCGCGATCCTGGCCGCGGGCCTCGATGACCTGCCCGCCGACGAGATCCTGGCGGTGCCCGACGACTTCTATTCCGAGCTGGGGCTGGCGAAGCTGATCAGTCCGCTGCGGCTGCGCGGCATGTCGGCGATGCTCACGCGCATCAAGAAGCGGCTGCGCTGA